The genomic region TCGAGCTTTGGAAGTAATAAAAAATCAGCTGTAGCTCTCAAATGAATATAAGCCCCTGCGCACATCGATTTGGCTGATGTCTGCTATTGGCCCGCAGGCGTTCATCCCTGCGGCGAGCGCTTTGTAAAATGGGCCCCACAGTCAAGCCACCATCTTCGTGGTGTCGGAGGTTCTCATGCGTTATCTGCTTATCGCCGTGCTGGGCCTGTTCAGCACACTGGCCGTCGCTCAAGGCGAAACCCCGGCGCCCACTGTGAGTGCCAGCGCACCCGCCAGCGAGGCGTACGATTATTCCCAGGACCTGGATATTGCCAAGGTGGTGCGCGTCAGCACCCAATCATCCACCGAGTGCGGTCCGGTGAAAGGCCACATGGTCTACATCGACAGCCACGGCGTGCGCCATGAGCTGGACTACATGCGCCTGGGCGATGCCTGCCAGCACGGTTGATCACAAACCATTCGTCGGGCTCGGCCAGCATCGATTACAACTATCGCGCCGCTGAAAATCACTAATCCATAGAACCCGTTGTGATCTATGGAGATTGAGATGACTGACTACCCACGCCCACCTTTCGCCAGCCAGGCCCAATCCGTTCCCGGTTCGCAGAAGAAGATGGACCCGTACCCCGACTGCGGCGAGAAGAGCTACGCCGGCTCCGGCCGCCTGGCCAACAAGATTGCCCTGATCACCGGCGCCGACAGCGGCATCGGCCGCGCCGTGGCGATTGCCTTTGCCCGGGAAGGTGCTGACGTGGCCATCGCCTACCTGGATGAACACGAGGACGCGAAGGAAACCGCACGCTGGGTGGAAGAAGCCGGTCGCCAGTGTCTGCTGTTGCCTGGGGATCTCGCGCAAAAGGCCAACTGCCAGGCCATTGTCGACCAGACCGTCGAGCAGTTCGGGCGTATCGATGTGCTGGTGAATAACGCAGCGTTTCAAATGACCCACGAGACCCTGGAAAAGATTCCCGACGAGGAATGGGTCAAGACCTTCGATATCAACATCACCGCGATGTTTCGCATCTGCAAGGCAGCGCTGCCACACATGAAGGCTGGCGGGTCGATCATCAATACCAGTTCGGTGAACTCCGATATGCCCAAGCCCACGTTGCTGGCGTATGCCGCCACCAAGGGCGCGATTGCCAACTTTACCGGTGGCCTGGCGCAACTGCTGGGGAGCAAGGGCATTCGAGTGAACAGTGTGGCACCGGGGCCGATCTGGACGCCGTTGATTGTCTCGACCATGCCCGATGAGGACGTGAACAGCTTTGGCAGCGAGACGCCACTGGGCCGCCCGGGGCAGCCGGTGGAAGTGGCGCCGATCTATGTGCTGCTGGCGTCGGATGAGGCGAGCTACATCTCGGGCTCGCGGTATGCGGTGACCGGCGGCAAGCCGATTCTCTAAGGCAGGACGTCAATCCAGTGTGGGAGCGGGCTTGCTCGCGAAAGCGGAGTGTCAGGCAATGCATGTGTGACTGATCCACCATTTTCGCGAGCAAGCCCGCACACATTTGGTTCTCGGTTAACCTGGAGATCGCGTCGGATCAGCTTTGCGCGGGTACGTGCGCTCCTCCTGAATCCGCCCGTCCATGCTGTGAATCCTCAGCGACGCCGTTTTGTCGCTGAGAAACTCCTTCGCCAACTCAACGATCGCCTCTTTGGTCTCCGCCGTTTTCGACGGCCGCGCAGAACCCTGCTTGGTCAGTGCCCAACCGGTGCCGGTCTTGTTGATGTTGTAGGTATCCATGGTCTGCTCCCTTGACTGAATGAACACGGCACGCGGTAAAACCCGCGCCCTACTTATTGCGAGCGCGGGTGCCGGGCAGAGTTCAAGGCAGTTGGCGGATCAGGTTACGGGCGGCCCTACCGATCAAACCGATCCGGTTCAATAACCGCTCGCGGCCGTCATCACGCCGCCCACAATCGCAATCCCCGAACTGCTGCCCAAACGTGTTGCGCCGGCATTGATCATCTTGATCGCCGTCTCGTAATCGCGCACGCCACCGGACGCCTTGACCCCAACCCCGGCACCTACGGTCTTGCGCATCAGTGCCACGTCCTCAACCGTTGCGCCGCTTCGACTGAACCCCGTTGACGTCTTGACGAATGCCACGCCCAAGTCCCGGCAGATTTCGCACGCCTGGACTTTCTGCTCGTCGTTGAGCAGGCAGGTTTCCAGGATCACTTTCAACGGCACGGCGCCGCAGGCCTTGTGGACCAGGGCAATGTCATCGCGCACCGCGTCCAGCAAACCTTCCTTCAACCAACCGATATTGAGCACCATGTCGATCTCCCCTGCCCCGGCGGCAATTGCTCGTTGGGCTTCAAATGCCTTGGTGTCGCTCAGGCCGGCACCCAGCGGGAAGCCCACCACCGCACAAATCACCACGCTATCGTCGGTCAGGCACGACGCGGCGTAAGGGACCTGGCCTGAATTGACGCACACCGAATAAAAGCCATGCTCCCGGGCTTCCTCGCACAAGGTACGGATCTGCTCACGGGAGGCATCGGGAGCCAGCAAGGTGTGATCGATGTACTTCGCCAATGCTGCAGGTTGAAGAGTGTTCATTTAACGAGTCCTTGCCTGTATGTTGCCAATGTTCGTGTACCGCTTGTCACAGCGCTCACATAAAATACGTTACAATACTCACACTTAATGTTACTTGTTTAACACAAACAATCAAGCCCTGGAATACTCGTGGACAGTAGAAAAGCCGAGCGACTCAAGCTTATCCAACAAGCCTTGCAGGACCAGAACGCCATTCACCTGAGGGAAATGGCTGCGCTGCTGGACGTGTCCGAGATGACGCTGCGCCGCGACCTCAGCCATTTCACCGACCACTTGCGCCTGCTCGGTGGCCATATCACCCGGGTCAGCAGTGAGGCCAGCGATTACCGGGTAGCCGACCAGGACACCCGCCACGTCGAGGAAAAGCGCCGCATCGGCAAACTCGCCGCCCGGTTGATACAACCCGGTGACACGGTATTTTTCGACTGCGGCACCACCTCGCCCTTTGTCATTGATTTCATCCCGGATGAGCTGGAGTTCACCGCGGTGTGCAGCTCGTTGAACGTGCTGCTCAGGCTGCAGAACAAGCCCAACTGCCACATCGTGTTATGCGGCGGCACCTTTCACCGCAAGAACCAGGTGTTCGAAAGCAGTGCCGAAAGCAGCATTCTCGACAGCGTGCGCCTGACGTGGGCCTTCGTGACTGCCGCGGGCGTCAGCCAGGAATTCGGTGTGACCTGCTTCAACTTCAATGAAGTCGAGGTCAAGCAAAAGGTCCTGCGCCAGGCCCAGCAACGCGTGCTGCTCGCCGACTTCAGCAAGTTCGACACGGTGCGCACCGCGCACTTCGCGACCCTGGGGGACTTTCAGTACGTGGTCAGCGACAAGAAAATCCCCCGCGCCTACAAGGACGCCATTCAGGCCAGCGGCGCGCAATTGCTGGTTTAACCCAGCAACCTCTGCCGCTCCTGCGCATTCAAGTAGCCGGTGGTCACGCTGAACGAAGCGCTGGCCCCGGCTGCCAGCTGACGCACGTGCCCTTTGGCTTTCTCGGCGTTATAGCCTTCGGGCTCGCAGGTTGAAGGGAGCACGAACGCCGCCACTTGCTGATCCGGCGTGTGCAGAATCCAGCGTGCCGCGTGCTCGAACTGTTCGGGACGGTAACGGGTATAGAACGCCGCACCATCGCTATGCTCCAGCAGAAAGTGCGCGTGGCCCGTGGCGTCAGTACCCACGTCGTCGAAGAAAAATACAATCTCAGGGTCGTACAGGGCTGGCTGATCGAGGCAGGCCACCTGGGCTGGATGTTCGGCCAGCTGCGCCATGTAGGCAGTCCAGTCAGGCGTCGGCTTGACGTGGTCCGGCACGCTGGTACGCAGGCGCAAGCGCTGCATCCCCAGCGGCTCGACGAACCGGCCTCCGGCCACATAGGCGTAGTTCATGTGGGCCATGTACATCAGGTCCATCGGTTTGCCAGCCAGGTTGGTCACGTCCATGTCGATGTCGAACACGGCCGAATCGGCGTGCAGTGTCACGCTGGGGCACGCCCGGTAACGATCACCGAACCCCTTGGCGTATTGGTACGAGCCGCCCAGGCGCACAAAACCCTCGCCTATTTCCAGCCAGCCCGTGTCCATGGGCGCACAAGGCATTTCGCCGTGCAAAGCATGGGTATCATCCGGCGCCGGGCAACCATTACGCAGCAGGCCACTGTGAAACATGAAGCAGCCGTAGGTATCGATGATCGTCGGGCTGGGACGGGGCTGTTCGAACAGGTTGCTCATGGTCAGGTCGCAGCCGTCGAACACGGCCGACCAGATCATCTGCCCCTGATAAGGCAATACCACCAGTCGCCCACGGCTGTTCTCCAGGCTCACCGCCAGCACGCCGGACGGATACGTCCAGGCGCTGACCTTGAAATCTCCAGACTGCAACAGGATCTTTTCCTGCTCGGTAAATAC from Pseudomonas yamanorum harbors:
- a CDS encoding DUF2790 domain-containing protein yields the protein MRYLLIAVLGLFSTLAVAQGETPAPTVSASAPASEAYDYSQDLDIAKVVRVSTQSSTECGPVKGHMVYIDSHGVRHELDYMRLGDACQHG
- a CDS encoding SDR family oxidoreductase, which translates into the protein MTDYPRPPFASQAQSVPGSQKKMDPYPDCGEKSYAGSGRLANKIALITGADSGIGRAVAIAFAREGADVAIAYLDEHEDAKETARWVEEAGRQCLLLPGDLAQKANCQAIVDQTVEQFGRIDVLVNNAAFQMTHETLEKIPDEEWVKTFDINITAMFRICKAALPHMKAGGSIINTSSVNSDMPKPTLLAYAATKGAIANFTGGLAQLLGSKGIRVNSVAPGPIWTPLIVSTMPDEDVNSFGSETPLGRPGQPVEVAPIYVLLASDEASYISGSRYAVTGGKPIL
- the deoC gene encoding deoxyribose-phosphate aldolase — encoded protein: MNTLQPAALAKYIDHTLLAPDASREQIRTLCEEAREHGFYSVCVNSGQVPYAASCLTDDSVVICAVVGFPLGAGLSDTKAFEAQRAIAAGAGEIDMVLNIGWLKEGLLDAVRDDIALVHKACGAVPLKVILETCLLNDEQKVQACEICRDLGVAFVKTSTGFSRSGATVEDVALMRKTVGAGVGVKASGGVRDYETAIKMINAGATRLGSSSGIAIVGGVMTAASGY
- a CDS encoding aldose 1-epimerase family protein, with protein sequence MNTHIPLYRAVFTEQEKILLQSGDFKVSAWTYPSGVLAVSLENSRGRLVVLPYQGQMIWSAVFDGCDLTMSNLFEQPRPSPTIIDTYGCFMFHSGLLRNGCPAPDDTHALHGEMPCAPMDTGWLEIGEGFVRLGGSYQYAKGFGDRYRACPSVTLHADSAVFDIDMDVTNLAGKPMDLMYMAHMNYAYVAGGRFVEPLGMQRLRLRTSVPDHVKPTPDWTAYMAQLAEHPAQVACLDQPALYDPEIVFFFDDVGTDATGHAHFLLEHSDGAAFYTRYRPEQFEHAARWILHTPDQQVAAFVLPSTCEPEGYNAEKAKGHVRQLAAGASASFSVTTGYLNAQERQRLLG
- a CDS encoding DUF2188 domain-containing protein, translating into MDTYNINKTGTGWALTKQGSARPSKTAETKEAIVELAKEFLSDKTASLRIHSMDGRIQEERTYPRKADPTRSPG
- the deoR gene encoding DNA-binding transcriptional repressor DeoR; this encodes MDSRKAERLKLIQQALQDQNAIHLREMAALLDVSEMTLRRDLSHFTDHLRLLGGHITRVSSEASDYRVADQDTRHVEEKRRIGKLAARLIQPGDTVFFDCGTTSPFVIDFIPDELEFTAVCSSLNVLLRLQNKPNCHIVLCGGTFHRKNQVFESSAESSILDSVRLTWAFVTAAGVSQEFGVTCFNFNEVEVKQKVLRQAQQRVLLADFSKFDTVRTAHFATLGDFQYVVSDKKIPRAYKDAIQASGAQLLV